In Candidatus Saccharimonadales bacterium, the genomic window AAAGTTTATTAATGACTAGCATTATTATGCTTTGCCGAACCAGCTGAGTAACCCCAATCCTTTTGCCACTGTTTCAGCTGGCGAATTTCTTTTTGTTGCGCTGAGATTATTTCCTTAGATAATTGCTTGATCTCATCATGTTTTGCGTTTGCTGCGGACATTTTTGCCATTTCAACCGCGCCTTCGTGGTGCGTGATCATTTCAGACATAAAGGCCGCGTCAAAGTCGTCTCTGCTTTTTGTCGTCAGATTACTCGCCGACATCGAGCCGTGGAGCGCGCTAGTGTTTTGTTGCTCAGGTGGCCTGTCAAATGTCGTGGCCGCAACAGACACCAGCAATCCGCCTATAAAGAACCCGATAAGACCGTATAATAATGGTTTGGTTTGCATAGTACTTACCCCCTAGGTGTTATAACATTCGACTCATCGCATTAACCAACTCATCGGCTTTGTCGCCCTCACCACGTCCTTCGACTGTATCATTATTTAGACAATGCCTTGCGTGGTCTCGTAACAATTCCAGTCCGACTTGGTCCATTGCCGCCTTAACTGCACTTACCTGCGTCAAAATATCGATACAATATTTGTCTGCCTGCACCATTTTAGACACGCCCCGTACTTGTCCTTCGATACGTTTGAGCCGTTTGAGCAAGTCAGGTTTATTATCTGCATAGCCATACTTTTGCATATCAATTGTTGTCCTGATGATGCTCGTGTCCACCCAGCGCATTCATCGTTATAGCGTGGCCTTTGTTCCGCTTCAGCAAATATTTGTTTACCGGTAAGGCTGCAAAAAATGCAGCAGTCAGTGCGAGCGGCATACTAATCCAAAACAGTGGACTTACCAACCCAGCATGTAAAGCCCCGGGTATTGCTACCATTACCAGATTATCAACAAGCTCCATCGTAGCTATTGATAGCGTATCCGCGGCCGCTACCAGTGATATTGCTGCCGTAAATCCAATACCAGCTTTTACTAGTGGCCAAGCAGAAAGCGCAAAGCCAAACACAAAAGCCAGAGCAACCGCCAGAAGGATCGTTAAACCGGTACTCAGGCCATACGCCGTACCGATGACCAAACCTAGCACTTCACCTATTGCGCAGCCAGTAAGGCAATGGAGCGTGGCGCTGACTGCCATAGCATGTACGCCATCATTGTTTACAACATGATGATCATGCTTTGTCGTGTGCTGGTGTGTTGCATCTCTTTGCACTATCTTGCCTTTCTGTAATTGCATACCCCTATGGGGTATATAATACACCGTATTTATAGTCAGAAATAGTGGGTAGAACTGATTGCCGAATTAAGCGCTCTGCAAAAGCAATACTTTGGTGACGACTGGACGACGTCGTTCAATGGTATACATATCCTTATACCGATGCATGCATTAAAGACAATCAGCTACGAGTAGAGGCGCATTTACTCAACTTCGAGCAAGATGATGCCAACATTCAGACGGACAACAATGCACACGTGATTAGTACCGAACGACACGAAAAAGGAATAAATGTGGTCGACGAAGTAAAAGAGACTCCTCGATGGAGCCTCTTTTATTTCCTAACCACGCTTCATTGAAAATTATTCAAGAATGCAGCGGTTGTCGATAACAGCCTTTACCATTTCTCCAAATTATATTCGCCAGTACAATGCAAATTCTTTAGCAATTCAATGCAGTTTCTTGCCTTGCGCAAGCATCTCTAGCAGTCTCTCCGTTCTACGATTCCTCGTCTGCTCCGTCTTCGCAGTCTGCAATCTCCAAGCGATAGCGTAAGTATTTGTTTTATTCAGTGTGCCGTAGAATTCCAGCGCTTGAGGATTCTTCTTTAGAGCATCCAGAAAATAGTCAGGAGCTACCATTTCACTGGGCTTATCGTATGCCTGATCCCACCTGCCGTCTTCTTTTGCCCTAAAAACTTCAGATAATCCAGCGGGCGTCATTCGTCCTGCAGCTTCCAGTCTCGCGACATACTCTATGTTGCGCTTGGACCACATACTGTTTTTACGTCTCGGCGTGAATTTTTGGATATAAGACACATCGTCTTTTTTCTTCATCTGCCCATCTATCCATCCGTAGCACAATGCCTCATCCAGGGCATCCGCATATGTGACCGACATAATACTAGAAGCTTTCTTATACATACGCAACCAGACACCGTCCGTATCTGCGTAATGTGCGTCCAGCCAGGCTTTCCATAGCTGGGCATTTTCAAATTCTACTTCTAGGTATTCTGCTTTCATGAATTAATACTATCCTTCAACCGCTACCTCAAACCCACCGTATGCCATCTTTTTCATGTCAGCAGGCATTTCGAAATCAATCTGATCGCTATATGAGTCCTCCATCTCAGCAATAACTTTTTTGTTTACTTCATCGCGGTGCTCTTTTGATTCAAACACAATGAACGAAAACCAAACGTTTTCCTCATCGCTTGCGCCAGTCACTTCTTGAAAAGCTCGTGATTTTTCGTCTCCCATTTCTTGCTGCTTGAGATCTTCACCCCTACACTCAAAATATTGAAGGGCACCATGCTTCATCCAGGAATCGCGTCCTTGTTTCGCCATTTCCTCATACTCTGCTTCTTTGCCTTTCGGTACTACCAGAACAAATCCATCAACGTATTTAGCCATTTTACCTACTCCCTATATTACAGTTGCATCCTTTATGATTTTAGCACTCTGAGTAAAGCGGCAGGACGTCGGAGCATCCCGTGATTAATATTTGGTGCAGATATACAGCATTTGCTTAAACTTTTTGATTGGTTACTTAGTGAACCTAACCGTCCATTCAATATAGCTTTGACCGAGAGGACTGGCATTGTTAGCTCAATTATATATTGAGTGTATGCTGCCTTAAAGAACGGTCAGAATTTCTACGCCATTTTCAGTTACCATAACGGTATGTTCAAAATGCGCTGATAAACTGCCGTCTTCAGTTGAAACTGTCCAACCATCATCTTCGAGGATAACTTTTTCACTTCCTAATGTAGTCATCGGCTCAATAGCTATCGTTGTTCCTGGCGTCAGCATTATGCCCGTACCTTGATGACCATAATTCGGTATATTCTCAGGCTCCTGATGCATATTATGCCCTATACCGTGTCCAACCAGATCACGAACAATACCTAATTTTGCCCTATTCAATTCCTTCTCTATGGCTGCCCCTATGTCACCAATACGTGTAGGACCATTTATTGCGTTAATGCCAGCATACAGACTACGTTGAGTTGCACGTAATAAGTGTTCTTGAATGTCTGTCGGCTCGTCTCCTACCGTCATTGTAAATGCGCTATCCGTCTTCATGCCTTTATAGGTCAATACCAAATCAAAACTGACTAGGTCACCTTGTTGCAGTATGTAATTTGTAGGTATGCTATGTACCACTTGATTATTAACAGAAATACAAATGGATCCCGGAAAATTCACCTCATTAGTTCTATACGTCGCAATAGCACCGTAACGCGTAATCTCTTTTGCCGTCCAGTCATCCAGTACTTTCTCACTAACACCTGGTACGACTTTATCGCGCAAATCTAGTAATATAGTGGCTAGAATTCTACCGCCATCACGCATTGCCTGTATTTCTGCCGCCGTCTTGTGTGGACCTATCATCAATAAATGATAACAAAAAACACGCCAATAGGCGCATTTGTCATATTAGCTAAATTGGTGCAGCACAGTTACTGAAGTTATAACCATACTAACATATACAAACAGTCGTTCGGCTGCTTAAGTTGCATAAACAACGTTAAACCATATACAAACATTGTTAATTAGCACTCTTGACATGAGAGTGCCAGTTTGATATATAAATAATAGGTGGGTTTAAGCAAACCACCACTGTAAATTAAACGTTTAATGTCTGTCATTTCTCCGCTAGCTATGGTTATCGGAGTTGGGAGATGCATTAATAGCCCAACTACCGTAGGCGCATCACTCCGAAGCTAAAAGTAGCAAGAGAGGTGTACAGGAAAGGAGGATAATTATGTTTGATCTAACTCGTCGGCCAAGCAGCAATTTAGGATTATCCACTTTTGAAGAGATGGATAAGCTGTTTGATAACTTTTTCCGATCAGCTGGTCTGCCAACAAAAGCTTTCAACTTGCCATCAGTAGATATCTACAGCGAGGATGATAAGCACATGGTTGTCGAGATGCCTGCTCCAGGATTTGATGTCAATGACATCGATATTAATATCCGAGAAGGTGTACTTGAAATCAAAGGTCAGATTACTGAAAAAGACGAGCAGAAAAAAGACGGACGCAACTATATTGTTCGTGAAAGCAATGCAAGTTTTGCACGTCGAGTAGTTCTGCCTGAAGGTGCGGATGCAGATAATATTGAAGCTGAGCTTGATAAAGGTCTGCTGAAAATCAAAGTGCCTGTTCACCGCCCAGAAGCAAAACAGGTAAAGGTTCAGGCCGGTAAAAGCTCCGGTGCTAAAAAGATTGCAGCTTAGGCTTAATGCTTAAGGCACTATAAAGCCCCTGTATTTATAGCAGGGGCTTTTAACTAATGTCTTATGAAGTACTAAAGAATAAGTTCGAACGCCCAACTTAATCTATATAATCTGACAGATATAAAATGCCGCGCAGAGAATCACAGATAATGTTAGAACCGAGACTATAACCAGTAACAGATAAGTGCAAAATATATAGCGCACCCTAATGATTTGCTATATCTATAAATTCGGCTTGGTGCAGCAGGTAGAAAAAGTTTTCACTCTATCAGAGATGAATACCATAGATGGAGAGCCATTTTAGATAAACCTTATCAGATGTTTGCAAGCATCAGGTGAGTCCTAGTACTTACACTACTATATAGAGGGCTTGTACTCTTCTAGAAGCAAATAAACTAATACCTACGATGAAAGCTACTCACCAAGCGGCTTGATTGGCATAGACTCTGCAAGCATATTGACAGCACCGTCAGCACGAAACTCAACCATCAGAGTACCCTGGCCATATCGGTCAGCAGACAGCATTTCAGAATAGGGGTATACTTGCACATCAGCCTCATCAAGCCTAGCCTGTACAGTTAGTGTCAAAAGATTGGTGATTAGTTCATCTCTCGGAACCATAGCCCACTTAACAGACGGATCTTGCGTCCATTCTCCTGGCGTCATCACTACTGCCCTGACATTTGAAACCCCGTCAGTTGCGAAGCGGTCTACTGCTTCCGCTAACGTGCTGGCACCTAACTGATCATTGAGGGGGCTGTAGTGTTGTACGTAACCTTTGCGTGTCCCATCGGGTAATTCTGCCGAAATTGCTACGGCATTACAGCCACCAAGACCAAAGGTAGCAATTCGCTTCTCTTCGCCGTTATCAGCAGTAATGTCACCTCGTGCATCCATATCTACTAACACTGTTCCCCGTCCTTTTTCTATCTCATAGAAGCTAGGGCGGTGATACGAGGGTTCCATTTCAATACAACCTCTACCGAGGGTAGAGCGACCAAGACTTTGAGCATAGTCAGTCTTTTCATAAGGACTTACTGACTTTTCAAATGCAGGTAGGTCAAACTTTGGCTTTGGAATATCAGACATAAGCAATATTGTATCATTATTCTCGTGTATTGTCTATAGTGAAACACCTGATATGGTGGTCGCGATTATTACTCAGCCGATTTAAGCCATTTTGACTTGCCATCACTAAACACACCGCTAATATATTCAACGTCAATCTCGCTAATTCTACTGGCTTCTCCGCGAAGTAAATTGTTCATTAGGTCATGCGTGTCCTTGATGGCTTCTCTAGCGTCACCGTCCATGTACCATACCGTGTTTCCATAAACATTATTCAACTTATTGACTAAATCTTTCACATCTTCAAACAACTTAATATAATCATCCTCTGATACAGTGTTAATTGTCTTCAGATCAACGTCACCAAGGTGAGCAAAATAGTCCATTCTTAATTCGGTTATCGTTTTGAGCGTGGTGTTATGTTTTTGTCTCAATTTTTCTAAGTCAGCTGTAAAATTACCTTCTCCTGCGGCTTGCATTTTGTTGATTACCTTCTCTAGTGACTTCTTATCATTGCTTGATACAAGGCGATTAAGGTTATTCATTGTGTATGACAGAGCGCCTTCTAGTAGTGGTAAGAAAAAACCCTTGTGGCTAGTAATCACTTTAAGGTATGCTTCCGCCGCATCTGCGTTCACTGCTTTATTGAAATGTAGATAGACTTCACGCCTAACTAAGTATGCATTTTCAATATGAAACACTTTTTGGTTAATGTCATTAAGCAATTTCTGATTTTCATTTTCGGCCATACTGTTAGTATAAATGATATTGCTGCATCTAAATGTCGCACAATGAATCTTGTACGACAGCGATTAACAGCGGTAGAGTCATTTTTTTCTGATAAAACGTCTTGTCAAGTATCTGTAATATCTTTGCCCACCCCTGTTAGATAACATATTATACAATAATGGGGTTCCAGTCTAAATAATCGCTATCTATTGCCTTTTGCCCGGTTGTGAGACTTGCAGAGCAATTCACAATTCTCTTTTCCTGTAGAACCACCCTTGCT contains:
- a CDS encoding DUF305 domain-containing protein, which produces MQTKPLLYGLIGFFIGGLLVSVAATTFDRPPEQQNTSALHGSMSASNLTTKSRDDFDAAFMSEMITHHEGAVEMAKMSAANAKHDEIKQLSKEIISAQQKEIRQLKQWQKDWGYSAGSAKHNNASH
- a CDS encoding metal-sensitive transcriptional regulator, coding for MQKYGYADNKPDLLKRLKRIEGQVRGVSKMVQADKYCIDILTQVSAVKAAMDQVGLELLRDHARHCLNNDTVEGRGEGDKADELVNAMSRML
- a CDS encoding DUF4396 domain-containing protein, producing the protein MQLQKGKIVQRDATHQHTTKHDHHVVNNDGVHAMAVSATLHCLTGCAIGEVLGLVIGTAYGLSTGLTILLAVALAFVFGFALSAWPLVKAGIGFTAAISLVAAADTLSIATMELVDNLVMVAIPGALHAGLVSPLFWISMPLALTAAFFAALPVNKYLLKRNKGHAITMNALGGHEHHQDNN
- a CDS encoding YdeI/OmpD-associated family protein: MKAEYLEVEFENAQLWKAWLDAHYADTDGVWLRMYKKASSIMSVTYADALDEALCYGWIDGQMKKKDDVSYIQKFTPRRKNSMWSKRNIEYVARLEAAGRMTPAGLSEVFRAKEDGRWDQAYDKPSEMVAPDYFLDALKKNPQALEFYGTLNKTNTYAIAWRLQTAKTEQTRNRRTERLLEMLAQGKKLH
- a CDS encoding DUF1428 domain-containing protein, producing MAKYVDGFVLVVPKGKEAEYEEMAKQGRDSWMKHGALQYFECRGEDLKQQEMGDEKSRAFQEVTGASDEENVWFSFIVFESKEHRDEVNKKVIAEMEDSYSDQIDFEMPADMKKMAYGGFEVAVEG
- the map gene encoding type I methionyl aminopeptidase — encoded protein: MIGPHKTAAEIQAMRDGGRILATILLDLRDKVVPGVSEKVLDDWTAKEITRYGAIATYRTNEVNFPGSICISVNNQVVHSIPTNYILQQGDLVSFDLVLTYKGMKTDSAFTMTVGDEPTDIQEHLLRATQRSLYAGINAINGPTRIGDIGAAIEKELNRAKLGIVRDLVGHGIGHNMHQEPENIPNYGHQGTGIMLTPGTTIAIEPMTTLGSEKVILEDDGWTVSTEDGSLSAHFEHTVMVTENGVEILTVL
- a CDS encoding Hsp20/alpha crystallin family protein, with translation MFDLTRRPSSNLGLSTFEEMDKLFDNFFRSAGLPTKAFNLPSVDIYSEDDKHMVVEMPAPGFDVNDIDINIREGVLEIKGQITEKDEQKKDGRNYIVRESNASFARRVVLPEGADADNIEAELDKGLLKIKVPVHRPEAKQVKVQAGKSSGAKKIAA